From the Candidatus Manganitrophaceae bacterium genome, the window GAATCACGAACCTCGCATTGGGGTTTGTGGTCTGGTCGCGCGGACACAAGAACATGATCAATGCCTTTTATACCTTGGTGGCGCTCAGCGTGGCCTCTTGGTGCTTGGCCGTCATTCCCTTCAGATCGGCGGTCGATCCGCACATCTCGCTCTTTTGGTGCAAGATTTTATACCTCAGTCCGGTGGCGATCGTCACCTCGTTCTTATTTTTCAATTTTACCTTTCTCGCAGAAAATCCGACCGCCCCTTCTCTTCGGATTTTTCCGCTCCTCCCTTCCTTCGGCATATTCGGACTCATCCTCTGGCCGAACATGGTCATCCGGGAGGTCCTCCATTCCGCACCGGGCGAAAAGCGGATCGTCTTCGGACCGGCTTACCCGATCTATTTTATTTTCATCATCGCCTACTTCAGCTGGTCTTTTATTATCCTCAGCAAACAATACTTCAGCTCCGGCGGAATCAGTCGGATGCAGATTCGTTATGTCTTTTTCGGAACTTTTCTCTCGGCCAATCTCGGGATGATCACCAATCTGGTTCTTCCGACCCTCGGCATCTTCTCCCTCAACTGGCTCGGCCAAACGTTAACGATCATCATGAGCAGCTTTATCGCCTATGCGATTGTCCGTTACCGATTGATGGACATCAAGATCATTCTCAAGCGGACGATCGTTTATTCGCTGCTTCTGATCATCGCCCTCTCGATCTATGCGTTTATGATCCTTCTCTCCCAAAACACATTGGGAGAGAGCACCGATCCGACGTTCCGCATGTTCCTCTCCGCCCTTCTGGTCGCCGTCGGTTTCGAGCCGCTAAAACGCTTCTTCCAAAAGTCGACCGATCGGATTTTTTTCAAAAACGAGTACGATCAGAAGATCTTGCTCACCCGGATCTCCGCCATGATCAGCAACACCATCGACCTCGAGAAGCTTTGCAAGGAACTGACCGTCACGTTGATGACCCAACTCGCCGCAAAAAAAATGGCGATCCTGCTGGTGCAGGAGGAACCGCCGTTTGTCAGCATCGCGGCACAGGAGGGCTGCGAGGGGGATCTCCTCTCTCTTTCCTCAAATAATCCGCTCATCGAATATTTTAATATTCAGGGGATACAAAAAGAACTTCTGGTGTATAATGAGCTGAAAAAACAATCCGAGGAAGATCCGAGCGACCGGGACTTGTCGGTCTTAACGCGGGAGATGGAAGGGCTCGATGCGACGCTGGTCGGCCCCATCTATACCAAAGGACACCTGACCGGGCTCTTTCTCCTTGGAGAGAAGCGATCGGAAGACATCTATACCGAAGACGAATTCTCGATGCTGGAGATCATCTTCTCCCAGGCCGGCACCTCGATTGAGAACGCACGACTCTACAAGCGGGTCCAGGAACAGATGGAAGAGTTGAAAAGAAACCAAAGCGAACAGCTGATGCAGTCGGCAAAACTCGCCTCCGTCGGCGAGCTTGCCGTCAGCGTCGCGCATGAGATCAATAATCCCCTCACCGGGATTCTCGGCTTTACCAGCCTGCTCCTCTCCGAGATGCCCCCGGACGACCCACGGGTAAAAGATCTCCGGGTCATCGAAAGCGAGGCGCTCCGCTCGCGGCAGATCGTCAGAAACCTGCTCGATTTTTCCCGCTCCCACGGCTCGAAAAAGGAGCCGATCGATATCAATGGGGTCATTCGAAACACCCTCACCCTTCTTCAATATCAGGCGAAAACGTCGAACATCAACATCGTCGAAAAATATTCCAAGCACCTTCCCCTCGTCCATGCAGACAGCGACCAGTTAAAACAGGTCTTCATCAATTTGAGTAAAAACGCCTTCGACGCCATGCTCAATGGAGGAACCTTGACCATCGAGACCTCGATGGCGCCGGACAAATCGCTCTTCTCCGGCCTTCCCCCTCCCGAGAATTCCATGGAAGAGACGGTGATCGTTCGATTCAAAGATACCGGGATGGGAATTCATCCCGATCATCTCAACAACGTCTTTGATCCGTTCTTCACCACGAAAGGGCAACAGATGGGCACCGGCCTCGGCCTCTCTATCAGCTATAACATCATCGAGAAACATGGCGGAAGGCTGGCGGTTGAAAGCGAGCTGAATAAAGGGACCACTTTTACCATTAACCTTCCGGCGCTGTCTTACCAAGGAACTCCAAATGTCTAAAGAGCGAATCCTCGTCGTTGACGATGAAAAGACCATCTTGGAATTGGGGCGCCGGTTTCTTGCGGCGGAAGGATTCAATGTCGAAATTGCCGCCCAGGGAATGCAGGCGATGAAATTGCTGGAGCAATCCTCGTTCGAGATCCTCCTCACCGACATCCGAATGCCCGGGATGAGCGGCCTTGAACTGATGAAGATGGCCAAGTCGCTCCGGCCCGAAATCATCATGGTCGTGATCACCGGACACGGCACGATTACGACCGCCATTGAGTCGCTCAAGATGGGCGCGATGGGATTTATCCTGAAGCCCTTCACCCGTCAGGAGCTCCTCTCGGCCATTCACAACGCGCTCGACAAGTGTCGGCTGCGGCAAGAAAACATCCGGATGAAGTCGCTGATGCCTCTTTTTCAGGTCAGCCGACAACTGATGATGGAGACCGAGCTGACGCCGCTGCTGAACCTGATCGTCGAGCTGATTAAAAAAGAGACGAAGGTCGATCGGGCCAGCATCATGCTCTTAAATGAGAAGACCGGCGAGCTGACCGTCAAAGCAGGCACCGGCTTTGAAAACTTCGACGAAAAGAAATTACGGAAATATGTCGGGGAGGGGGTCGCCGGGTTGGCGGTGGAGCGGAAAGAGCCGATTCTGATTCAGGGAGGCATTGAGCAAAATCCCCATCTGGGCCGGCTCCTCGACGACAGCAAAGTCGTCTCGGGACTGTCGGTTCCGATCATGATTCGGAAGAAGGTCATCGGCGTCTTAAACCTCTCCAAATTTAATCCGGGCCAGCCGCTGGGGGAGAGCGATCTCGGCCTCATCTCCATCTTCTGCGGGCAGGCGGCCGTCGCCATCGAAAATGCGCGCCTCTACCGCGATATCAAAAACGCTTATTTTCGGACGCTGCAGGCGCTGGTCTCCGCCATTGAGATTAAAGACGAATTCAGCAAGGGACATTCTTCCGGGGTCGCTCAATATGCGGCGCTGATCGGAAAGGCGCTGGATCTGCCAAAGGCGCAACTTCGAGATCTGGCGATCGCCGCCGTCCTCCACGACATTGGAAAGATCGGAAGCAGCGACGACATCCTTCGTAAAGGAAGCAAGCTCTCGGAAGAAGAATTCGAGATGATGAAATTCCACCCCGCCAACGCAGTCAAAATCCTCGAGACGATCGGCCTCTCCCAGGAGATCCTCACCGCCATCCTCCATCACCATGAGTGGTGGGACGGCAGCGGCTATCCCAAGGGGCTTTCGAAGGAGGAGATTCCCCTTTTCTCCCGGATCATCACTATCGCCGACACCGTCGCCGCGATGACGAGCCACCGCCCCTACCAGCAGAAGGTCACCCTTGCCGAGGCGCAGAAAGAGATCCGCCTGTATCAAGGACGGCAATTCGACCCACACCTGGTCGACCTCTTCCTCAGAATTGAAGAGAAGACCTTCCTCCACCCTCATTCCTTCGACGTAGAAGGACTCTCCGACTAGAGAAATGCGCGCGACCGATCTTTTTCGGGAACGTTAGCTGACTTTGAAGGGAGCCGGCATGAAGGTGACGATGAAGAGGGCGATGGAAGCCCATCCGATCAGTTGATGTTTGAAATCGAGCGGTGCCTCTTCATCAACGATCGGCGGATGTCGAATCCCGAGAATCGAGGTCAAGATCGCCCAGACGTACCATCCAGACCATCCCATCGCTCCCAAGAGAATTAAAACCAGAACCATCGCCATGGAGAGAAACCGCTGCTTCTTTCCGAGCAGGGCATACATGATGTGCCCCCCATCCAGCTGGCCGATCGGTAGCAGATTCAGCGAGGTGACGAACAGGCCGAACCATCCGGCAAACGCCATCGAGCTGAGCGCCACATCGTAGCCGGCCGGCGGAACCTTCCCGAGAAAATAAGCCATGAATGAAAAGATGAGGGGATCTCCCAATCGGATCAGGGCGTTCCCCTCCTCTATCTCAACGATCTTCGAGGTATAGAGTCCGATCCCCACGGCGACGATTGAGACGACAAATCCGGCAATCGGTCCGGCCGCACCGATGTCGAGGAGCGCATTCTTTTTGAGAATCGGCGAGCGCATCCGGATGAAAGCGCCGAAGGTTCCGATGCCGAACGGTAACCAGGGGCCGGGAATAAAATAGGGGGGGGTGGTCTTGATACCGTATCGCTTTGAGGTCACATAATGACCCATCTCATGAACGAACAGAATCGACATCAGGGTGAACGAGAAAGCGATCCCCCGCGCCAGATCGGCCGGATGACGGAAGGGATCTCCCCCCTCCAGATAACTTCCGGCGATCAGGGTCGTGAAGACCGTCCCGATAAAAAGGAGAATCGGAACGGTGAGCCGCGTCTTCTCTTCCGCTTCCTCCGAGACCGCCCAGGCCTCCTGCTGAATCGGAGGTGCTATCCCATTCCCCGCAGAACCGCCCTGGAATATCTCTCTTACCTCTGGAATTTTCGGTCCTTCGCTTTCAGGCTCCATCGGTGCTTCTATGCCTCCCGAACGTCGGTGATTTCTTCCATCGGTAAGGTCACCCAATCGTTTAGGGTTTGGAGATAAACCTCGGTGTCACTCGCGCCGACGAGCTTGCCTTTATACACAATCCCTTGATAGATGACCTCCACCTCTTTTCCCTGAAGCATTTGAAGGCGATCCATCTATCTTAAATTCCTGCTCATTCCCTGTCGGCGCGTCGAACAACTGTAATTCATTATAATCCCCTCTTCTTTCCGGTGGCAAGCCGTATCAGCCGTCTATTGTAAAGGGGTAACGGGGGAAGGCAGTCCATCTTTACCCTCCAGATTTGCCCTCGGTCACTCTCTCATCTTTCGCTTCCCCGCTCCCGTAATCAGCGAGGTTCCTCCAGTTTACCAAAGAATCCCCATTTGAGATATGGGGAGACCGATTTCCCGTTAAAAAGGGGCGGAAGAGGTCAACCGTTAAGATTGTTATAGCGCCGAGAGGGCGGCGTTTTTCTTCTTGGCGGATCGATCCGCATCATAGACTGACAATCCCCAGAAAACGCCGAGCATAAGCAGTCTGAAAAGAAGATCGCCGGTCATTTTCACCTTCATCAGCAAGATATCAAGATAACTTTCGGGAAGGAGAAAGGCCAATAGGAAAAAAAAGCCGACGAAAAAGAGGATCCCTTTCAACCAATCCTCATTGTAGAACTGTCCCAGTCCCGGCTGGATCCCGGAAAGAAGGAGAGCGATCTGGTTCGATTTTCGTTTTCCCGATCTCTTGGTCATGAATCGGCTCCAGATAAGGTTCTCCGATCATAATGAGAAAACGTGACCGTGTCAATCTGAACAAGAGGGGAAAACCCGCGACAATTTCAAGAAGTCAGGCGGGGAAAGGAAGATTGACGGGTCAGACAGTTTTTGATACCCTTCCCTTCGGTCGTACCGGAGAGGAGCCGTTGCGACGGGGAAAGGACAGCGGAATGTTAAACAGGCGTCTTTTGATTTTGTTTTTCCCATTATTCACCCTACTGCTTCTACTCGCTTCGCCCTCGGCGGCGGAAGAAGCGCCCCCTAAGCCGGCCCCTTCCCCCGAAGCGATCCTCAAAGCGGCGTATAAACGGATGTATGGGATGAAAGACGAAACGGCGCAAGTGGTCTTCCGCGTCGTTGATACCTCCGGCGCCGAGAAAAAGACCCTCTTCCGGCTTTACTGGAAAAACTATTTTGGTCAGGACGGTCTCAACAGCAAAAGCCTTTTGGTCACGGAAGCGCCGGCCCACGATAAGGGAGAAAAGTTCCTCCTCTGGGAGCGGACCGATGAAAACAAAGCCGATCTCTGGCTCTATCTTCCGGAGCTGCGGCAGGTTCGGCGACTGCAACCGGGACGCCACCACCATCACGAGGCGGAACCGGAATCGGATCTTTTTTTTGAGGACATGCAGCAGCGCCCGGTCGATCGGGACGAACACCAACTCCTCTCGGAAGAAGAGGTCCGCGGCGAGGCCTGTTACGTCATCGAGAATCGCCTCAAAGGAAACCCCCTTTACGGCAAAACCATCGTCTATATTTCAAAGACCGACGGCACCCTTCGAAAGGTAGATTACTTCGCCGCCGACGGCAAACAGGTCAAGATGCAATGGATCGATTGGCAGCAGATCGACCAAGCGTTTGTCTGGAAAGCCTCGCAGGTCGTCAGCACCGAGTCCTCCCGGAAAACATTCGTGGAGGTCACCGACGTGAAGGTCAATGTCGGGCTGCAGGACGACCAGTTCTCCGAGCGTGCCCTGCGGCGATAATCGCCCTCTCGTGCGTCGTCTCAAACGGCACCTCCGAGCAATCGATTTCAATCGGATCTCAGTAAGGGTTCACCGTCGTAGACCCGGCCCGAAAGTCGTGATATGATGGGGCGTTTTTTTATCCGATCTTCCAGGACTGCAAACCGGCCGATTCCGGCATAAAGGACGGTTCCATTGACCGAGCGATTGAAGCCTGAAGAGGCGCTCCAGCATCGGATCGGCATCGAAAAGCAGATCACCGCGATCTCCACGCACTTTATTAACCTTCCCCCCGAGCAGACCGACTGCGCCATCAATTGGGCCCTCAAAGTGATCGGCGAATTCGCCGGCGAAGACCGCAGCCACCTCTATCTTTTCACCGAGCAAGGAACCCAAATCGACAACTCCCACGAGTGGTGCGCGGAAGAGATTCCGTCGATCATCACTGCGATGAAAGGCCTCCCGGTCAGCGCCTTTCCGTGGTGGATGGATCAGCTCCGGCGGAGCGAGAGCATTCACATCCCCCGCCTTGCCGACCTTCCGCCCGAAGCGGCGGCGGAAAAAGCGATCCTGCGGCAATATGACGTAAAGTCGGTCCTCTCCGTCCCGGTGACCTACGGCGGAAACCTCGTCGGCTTTATCGGCTTCGATTCGGTCCGCGCCGAAAAGAGCTGGGCCGAAGCAGACATCCGCCTCTTGAAATTGGTCGGAGAGATCATTTATGCCGCACTCGATCGCAAGCGCTTGGAGGAAACCCGGCAGGCGACCCTGGTCTACATGGAAGGAATGCAGCAGATCTCCGAAGTCATCGAGCAGACGACCGACCTGGAGGTGATGATTACCCAGGTCATCGAGCGGATTCGCCAGATCTTTCGCTCCGACCGCGCCTGGCTTTTCTATCCTTGCGATCCGGACGCCTCCTCCTGGCGCGTTCCTGTGGAGAGCACCGTTCCGGAATATCCCGGCGCGTTCGCTAAAAATGTGGAATTACCGTTCGATGACACGGTCCGGGAGATCTGCCGCGCCTCGCTGGAACAGGGAGAGCCGGTCACCTACGGTCCGGATCACCCCATCCCCGGCAATCCGGGATGGCAGCGCGACTTCTCCATTCAATCGCACATGTCGATCGGACTTCGGCCCAAACTGGGGAAACCCTGGATGGTCGGCCTCCACCAATGCGCCTACCCGCGCATCTGGTCTAAAAACGAGCGGCGTCTTTTCAAGGACCTTTCTCGAAAAATCGCCGACGCGCTCGATAATCTGATCCTCTATCGCAATCTGCGCCGATCCGAGGAGCAGTACCGCTCGGTCGTGGAAAATGTGAAAGAGGTCATCTTCCAAGCCGATACCGATGGCCGCTTCCAATTTCTCAACCCGGCCTGGAAGACGATGACCGGCCTTTCGGTCGATGCCAGCTTGGGCACCCCTTTCTGGAAATATGTCCATCCCCCCGACAAGCGAAAAAACGAAGAGCATTTCCGCGCTTTGATCACCGGCGAAAAAGAATCGGTCCGCTATGAGACCCGCTACCGCACCACCGAAGGGCATGTCCGATGGATTGAAGCGTACCTCCAGACCGCCCGCGATGCCAAAGGAGCGTTAACCGGCCTCTTCGGAACGTTGAATGACATCACCGAACGAAAGCAGCTCGAAGAGCAGCTCAGGCATGCCCATAAACTCGAGGCGGTCGGCCAACTCACCGGCGGGGTGGCGCACGAATTCAACAACCTCCTGACGGCGATCACCGGGAACCTGGCGCTGGCCCTCGACCAGCTTCCCCCCGGAAGCGATCTCCACACCCTGATCGACCCCGCCCAGCAGGCCGCCTGGCGCGCGGCGGGGCTGACGCAGCAGCTCCTTTCGTTCAGCCGGCGGAATCCGATTGACCTTCGGCCCCAAAATCTCGGCACCGAGGTCAAAGAGGTCGCCCGCCTTCTCCGGCAGGCGATCGACCGCCGGATCCGAATGGAGATCGAAATCGACGCCAATCTCTGGCCGATCCTCGCCGATACGGGACAGATGAACCAGCTGATCATGAACCTCTGCGTCAATGCACGCGACGCCCTGTTGGAACGGATTGAAGTCGAGGGAGGCCCCTCTGCTTCCAAGGAGTGGGAGCCCCGCATTATAATCCAGGTCGAAAATGCTCATGTTGACGATGCGCACCACAGGGTCCATCCGAACGCCAAAAGCGGCAAGCACGTTCGCCTCTCCGTATCGGACAATGGGATCGGAATCGATGAAGCGCTCTATCATCGGATCTTTGAGCCGTTTTTCACCACAAAGCGGGTCGGACGCGGCACCGGGCTCGGCCTCTCCGCGGTCTATGGAATCGTTGCCGCACACCAGGGCTGGATTGAGCTGCAAAGCGCGAAGGGAAAAGGAACCACCTTTTCAATTTATTTTCCGCTCACCAAGCAGAGTCCCGCCTCCACAGCGCCTCCCTTGTCCGAGAAGCCGGCCCTGCATGGCGGAAAAACCATCCTCTTGGTCGACGACGAAGAGGCGATTCGCCACCTGGGAAAAACGATCTTAGAACACAAAGGCTATCGGGTGCTGACCGCCGCGGATGGACGGGAGACGATCGACCTCTTCTCCAAAAAGAAGGATGAGATCGATCTCATTATCCTCGACATGACGATGCCGCATCGATCGGGCGGAGAGGTGCTTCAGCAGCTCCGCCAAATCGATCCGAAGCTGAAAGTCATTGTCTCCAGCGGACATCGAAGCGGTCAGACGTTCGATCTCACCGATGTCACCTTCCTCCCGAAACCATACCGTCCCAACGACCTCCTCCGAACGGTCATGGATGCCCTCCGGCAAACCTCGGAGTAAGCATGCTCCACATCCGGCCCGGCGACGACATCCTCCCCAAACTAAAAGAGGCCGGCCTTCCCGGAGAGTTCATCCATTGGGCGGACCCTCTCTGCCAAGGTCCGACCCCGGCGGGATTGTCCCAAGCGGCCTGGCGGGAGCGCCGCGCCCGATTCGCCGCCGACAATGATTTTCTTCCCTTCGATGCAGCCCTTCGTTTTCTATCCGAACAAAATCAAAATCTCGAGCGCTTTCGCGATCACGACCGGGTTGTCCTCTGGTTCGAGCACGACCTGTTCTGTCAGATCAATTTGATTTATCTCCTCGATTGGTTTTCCCGGCACGATCTCGGAAAGACAAACCTCTTTTTGATCTGCATCGGAAAACACCTGGGCCATTTGGAATCAACCGAATTGGCGCGGCTCTTCGGAACGGAACACAAGGTCACCGATGCGGA encodes:
- a CDS encoding response regulator; translation: MSKERILVVDDEKTILELGRRFLAAEGFNVEIAAQGMQAMKLLEQSSFEILLTDIRMPGMSGLELMKMAKSLRPEIIMVVITGHGTITTAIESLKMGAMGFILKPFTRQELLSAIHNALDKCRLRQENIRMKSLMPLFQVSRQLMMETELTPLLNLIVELIKKETKVDRASIMLLNEKTGELTVKAGTGFENFDEKKLRKYVGEGVAGLAVERKEPILIQGGIEQNPHLGRLLDDSKVVSGLSVPIMIRKKVIGVLNLSKFNPGQPLGESDLGLISIFCGQAAVAIENARLYRDIKNAYFRTLQALVSAIEIKDEFSKGHSSGVAQYAALIGKALDLPKAQLRDLAIAAVLHDIGKIGSSDDILRKGSKLSEEEFEMMKFHPANAVKILETIGLSQEILTAILHHHEWWDGSGYPKGLSKEEIPLFSRIITIADTVAAMTSHRPYQQKVTLAEAQKEIRLYQGRQFDPHLVDLFLRIEEKTFLHPHSFDVEGLSD
- a CDS encoding site-2 protease family protein; the encoded protein is MEPESEGPKIPEVREIFQGGSAGNGIAPPIQQEAWAVSEEAEEKTRLTVPILLFIGTVFTTLIAGSYLEGGDPFRHPADLARGIAFSFTLMSILFVHEMGHYVTSKRYGIKTTPPYFIPGPWLPFGIGTFGAFIRMRSPILKKNALLDIGAAGPIAGFVVSIVAVGIGLYTSKIVEIEEGNALIRLGDPLIFSFMAYFLGKVPPAGYDVALSSMAFAGWFGLFVTSLNLLPIGQLDGGHIMYALLGKKQRFLSMAMVLVLILLGAMGWSGWYVWAILTSILGIRHPPIVDEEAPLDFKHQLIGWASIALFIVTFMPAPFKVS
- a CDS encoding outer membrane lipoprotein-sorting protein, encoding MLNRRLLILFFPLFTLLLLLASPSAAEEAPPKPAPSPEAILKAAYKRMYGMKDETAQVVFRVVDTSGAEKKTLFRLYWKNYFGQDGLNSKSLLVTEAPAHDKGEKFLLWERTDENKADLWLYLPELRQVRRLQPGRHHHHEAEPESDLFFEDMQQRPVDRDEHQLLSEEEVRGEACYVIENRLKGNPLYGKTIVYISKTDGTLRKVDYFAADGKQVKMQWIDWQQIDQAFVWKASQVVSTESSRKTFVEVTDVKVNVGLQDDQFSERALRR
- a CDS encoding PAS domain S-box protein; the encoded protein is MTERLKPEEALQHRIGIEKQITAISTHFINLPPEQTDCAINWALKVIGEFAGEDRSHLYLFTEQGTQIDNSHEWCAEEIPSIITAMKGLPVSAFPWWMDQLRRSESIHIPRLADLPPEAAAEKAILRQYDVKSVLSVPVTYGGNLVGFIGFDSVRAEKSWAEADIRLLKLVGEIIYAALDRKRLEETRQATLVYMEGMQQISEVIEQTTDLEVMITQVIERIRQIFRSDRAWLFYPCDPDASSWRVPVESTVPEYPGAFAKNVELPFDDTVREICRASLEQGEPVTYGPDHPIPGNPGWQRDFSIQSHMSIGLRPKLGKPWMVGLHQCAYPRIWSKNERRLFKDLSRKIADALDNLILYRNLRRSEEQYRSVVENVKEVIFQADTDGRFQFLNPAWKTMTGLSVDASLGTPFWKYVHPPDKRKNEEHFRALITGEKESVRYETRYRTTEGHVRWIEAYLQTARDAKGALTGLFGTLNDITERKQLEEQLRHAHKLEAVGQLTGGVAHEFNNLLTAITGNLALALDQLPPGSDLHTLIDPAQQAAWRAAGLTQQLLSFSRRNPIDLRPQNLGTEVKEVARLLRQAIDRRIRMEIEIDANLWPILADTGQMNQLIMNLCVNARDALLERIEVEGGPSASKEWEPRIIIQVENAHVDDAHHRVHPNAKSGKHVRLSVSDNGIGIDEALYHRIFEPFFTTKRVGRGTGLGLSAVYGIVAAHQGWIELQSAKGKGTTFSIYFPLTKQSPASTAPPLSEKPALHGGKTILLVDDEEAIRHLGKTILEHKGYRVLTAADGRETIDLFSKKKDEIDLIILDMTMPHRSGGEVLQQLRQIDPKLKVIVSSGHRSGQTFDLTDVTFLPKPYRPNDLLRTVMDALRQTSE